A single region of the Duganella sp. BuS-21 genome encodes:
- a CDS encoding 5-carboxymethyl-2-hydroxymuconate Delta-isomerase has protein sequence MPHLKIEYTANLDAHADIGALCKVLSHTLVTLQDDVGALVFPLYGTRVLAYPAAQYAVADGEQGRAFVYLNMRITPGRSPALVRAIGDTLLAVAKEFLAPVMDQLPLRLTLHIDAAPPDYEGKFTT, from the coding sequence ATGCCGCATCTGAAAATCGAGTACACCGCCAACCTGGATGCGCACGCCGACATCGGCGCCTTGTGCAAGGTGCTGTCTCACACGCTGGTCACCCTGCAGGATGATGTCGGCGCGCTGGTGTTTCCCCTGTACGGCACGCGCGTACTGGCCTATCCAGCCGCGCAATACGCGGTGGCGGACGGCGAGCAGGGACGGGCTTTCGTCTATCTGAACATGCGCATCACGCCGGGCCGCAGTCCGGCACTGGTGCGGGCGATAGGCGATACGCTGCTGGCGGTGGCTAAGGAGTTTCTGGCGCCGGTGATGGACCAGCTGCCGCTGCGCCTGACACTGCACATCGACGCCGCACCACCGGATTACGAAGGCAAGTTCACGACCTAA